One genomic window of Psychrobacillus sp. INOP01 includes the following:
- a CDS encoding S-layer homology domain-containing protein, translated as MKTVRILLVLLITFGLFSITPTFAAEKTIDQYYMDDVDYGHGAYEQLERFLYADIIDGYEETEVYEEDGEEYEYTSILLKPENNITRAQFTKIMVNAMNLTSGEIKKTFSDVNSSAWYYNYVQIASSRGIITGKEDGTFKPNDKISRAQMAAMIYRAFNETVDFSTTGKTFKDVTQNSYAYEAVVKTAGVGIVNGYGDNFKPNNFAKRSHAVLMIDRALHLESGTAEDELSVIQTVNRNVTEELSLYSEQQNLEALEALYRETTMGYYLAYSLNSQSLLDDPEYSFGSTTMEQVGEHSSKIVSLNKHFAEVKIDNLKVHVSVKEPDMDMKFEMTLDLSGTAYLKKTEGGTWKIYNIVYDDEDYDNTLTAAMAGN; from the coding sequence TTGAAGACAGTTCGTATTTTATTAGTTTTACTTATTACTTTTGGTCTTTTTTCTATAACACCTACTTTTGCAGCAGAAAAAACAATTGATCAATATTACATGGATGATGTAGATTACGGGCATGGGGCATACGAACAATTAGAACGTTTCTTGTATGCAGATATCATAGATGGATATGAAGAAACTGAGGTTTATGAAGAAGATGGAGAAGAATATGAATATACATCCATTCTTTTAAAACCAGAAAATAATATTACCCGTGCACAATTCACAAAAATTATGGTTAATGCTATGAATTTAACAAGTGGCGAGATCAAAAAAACGTTCTCTGATGTAAATTCTTCAGCTTGGTATTATAATTATGTCCAAATTGCTAGTAGCAGAGGGATTATTACTGGAAAAGAAGATGGGACCTTTAAGCCAAATGATAAGATTTCACGTGCTCAAATGGCTGCTATGATTTATCGGGCATTTAATGAGACGGTGGATTTTTCAACAACAGGAAAGACTTTCAAAGATGTAACTCAAAATAGCTACGCTTATGAAGCCGTTGTGAAAACAGCAGGTGTCGGAATCGTAAATGGTTATGGAGACAACTTCAAACCGAATAATTTTGCTAAACGTTCCCATGCCGTATTGATGATTGACCGCGCATTACATCTAGAATCTGGAACAGCCGAAGACGAACTTTCAGTGATTCAAACTGTAAATCGTAACGTCACAGAAGAGTTGTCCCTATACTCTGAACAACAAAATCTTGAAGCATTGGAAGCTCTTTATCGCGAAACAACAATGGGTTATTATCTAGCTTATTCACTTAATAGCCAGAGTCTACTAGATGACCCTGAATATTCATTTGGTTCCACTACGATGGAACAAGTGGGTGAGCATTCAAGCAAAATTGTTTCCTTAAATAAGCATTTTGCAGAAGTTAAAATAGACAATCTAAAGGTTCATGTTTCCGTGAAAGAACCAGACATGGACATGAAGTTTGAAATGACACTGGATTTATCAGGAACTGCATATTTAAAGAAAACAGAAGGCGGAACTTGGAAAATTTATAACATTGTCTATGATGATGAGGACTATGACAATACGCTAACTGCAGCTATGGCTGGTAATTAA
- a CDS encoding DinB family protein, protein MVHAKDILSDQLLANANDPSWYLPFSDSIKRLSEEQAFWKPNEESNSIAEIVQHLLYWNQTWQTRYQKSHVDAVPSIGNNNNSFIIPENHSFADLKKQLLEVLLLWQELLSEEKVESEVNGFSGHVKWWEVLGNVSTHNAYHIGQIIYIRKLQNSWKINVGEDE, encoded by the coding sequence ATGGTTCATGCAAAAGATATTTTATCTGATCAGTTGTTGGCAAATGCGAATGACCCTAGTTGGTACCTACCATTTTCAGATTCAATAAAAAGATTGTCTGAGGAGCAAGCATTTTGGAAGCCAAACGAGGAAAGTAATAGCATTGCTGAAATTGTGCAGCATCTACTATATTGGAATCAAACATGGCAAACAAGGTACCAAAAATCTCACGTTGATGCTGTGCCTTCCATAGGAAATAATAATAACAGCTTTATTATTCCTGAAAATCATTCATTTGCTGACTTAAAAAAACAACTATTAGAGGTGCTTTTACTTTGGCAAGAGTTATTATCTGAAGAAAAAGTTGAGAGTGAAGTTAATGGTTTTTCTGGACATGTGAAATGGTGGGAAGTTCTCGGAAATGTGTCAACTCATAACGCATATCACATTGGTCAGATCATTTATATCCGAAAGTTGCAAAATAGCTGGAAAATAAATGTTGGAGAAGATGAATAA
- a CDS encoding ABC transporter ATP-binding protein, translating to MNFIRKPFGYEPIITKEDLKKNHKKKIDKASDWKGVLTRIWKLVDEQRFLLIVVLLMVVASSALALVGPYLIGVIVDEHISQNIFVGLSKIIGVLLIVYLFFSLATYLQSYWMIGISQQTIYRLRTGLFEHLQKLPVSFFDKRQHGELMSRMTNDIENVSQTLNSSLIQVFSSILTLVGTTVVMLLLSPLMTLVTLIIVPFMYFAMRWITKRTSKLFKEQQKAVGELNGMIEETISGQRIVKAFSQEGRMQEEFAVKSERLKLTGFWALTYSGFIPKVMNFLNNTSFTLVAAVGGLLAYYGHVTIGEIVIFTEYSRQFTRPLNDLANQFNTVLSAIAGAERVFAIMDEPVEEDAAVENTDYKLKGNVTFEDVTFYYNKEDESPTISDVSFHVESGKTAALVGATGAGKTTIMQLLARFYEVNGGRILVDGISIDELPRHTLRSQTAFVLQDPFLFEMTVRENIRYGKLNATDEEVLHAAKEANAHDFIMKLSNGYDTILSADGGEISQGQKQLLSIARALVADPAILLLDEATSSIDTVTEMKIQEALERLMEGRTSFVIAHRLNTIRQADIIFVMEDGRLIESGPQDVLLQKKGRYYSMLTNSKI from the coding sequence ATGAACTTCATTCGTAAACCTTTTGGTTATGAGCCTATTATTACTAAAGAAGATTTAAAGAAAAATCACAAAAAGAAAATCGATAAAGCTTCCGATTGGAAGGGTGTCTTAACAAGAATATGGAAGTTGGTCGATGAACAGCGATTTCTATTAATTGTCGTCCTTTTGATGGTAGTAGCTAGCTCCGCTTTAGCATTAGTTGGTCCATATTTAATCGGAGTAATTGTGGATGAACATATTTCTCAAAATATTTTTGTTGGTCTTTCCAAAATAATTGGTGTATTACTCATCGTTTACTTGTTTTTCTCTCTTGCTACTTATTTGCAAAGCTATTGGATGATTGGTATTTCACAGCAAACAATTTATAGACTTCGTACAGGATTATTTGAGCATTTACAGAAGCTCCCTGTATCCTTTTTTGATAAACGCCAGCACGGAGAGTTAATGAGTCGTATGACAAATGATATTGAAAACGTTAGTCAAACTTTAAACTCATCTCTTATCCAAGTGTTTTCAAGTATCCTAACTTTGGTTGGGACAACAGTCGTCATGCTATTACTGAGTCCGCTGATGACATTAGTCACGCTTATTATTGTACCTTTTATGTATTTTGCGATGAGGTGGATTACGAAGCGTACATCTAAATTGTTTAAGGAACAGCAAAAAGCAGTTGGTGAATTGAATGGAATGATTGAAGAAACGATTTCTGGGCAACGAATTGTAAAAGCCTTCTCACAGGAAGGGCGGATGCAAGAAGAGTTTGCCGTTAAGAGTGAGCGTTTAAAACTAACTGGATTCTGGGCGTTAACTTACTCTGGTTTTATTCCAAAAGTGATGAACTTTTTGAATAATACAAGCTTTACGCTTGTTGCTGCAGTAGGTGGATTATTAGCATATTATGGACATGTGACAATAGGAGAAATTGTTATTTTCACGGAGTATTCAAGGCAATTTACTCGTCCATTAAATGATCTAGCGAACCAATTCAATACAGTGCTGTCTGCAATTGCAGGGGCAGAACGCGTTTTTGCTATTATGGATGAGCCCGTTGAAGAAGATGCTGCGGTTGAAAATACAGATTATAAACTAAAGGGTAATGTGACATTTGAAGATGTAACATTTTATTACAATAAAGAAGATGAGTCTCCGACGATTTCCGACGTCTCTTTTCATGTAGAGTCAGGGAAAACTGCTGCATTAGTTGGTGCAACTGGAGCTGGAAAAACGACGATTATGCAACTACTTGCACGTTTTTATGAAGTAAATGGAGGACGTATATTAGTAGATGGTATTTCTATTGATGAGTTGCCTAGACATACGCTACGAAGCCAAACGGCATTTGTTTTACAGGATCCATTTTTGTTCGAAATGACAGTAAGAGAAAATATTCGATATGGCAAATTGAATGCCACAGATGAAGAGGTGCTCCACGCTGCAAAAGAAGCTAATGCACATGATTTCATCATGAAATTATCAAATGGGTACGATACTATTTTATCGGCTGATGGTGGGGAAATTAGTCAGGGTCAAAAACAATTATTATCCATTGCTCGAGCACTCGTTGCAGATCCAGCAATTCTGTTGTTAGATGAAGCAACGTCTAGCATAGATACAGTTACAGAAATGAAAATTCAAGAGGCCCTTGAACGATTGATGGAAGGAAGAACCAGCTTCGTAATAGCCCATCGATTAAATACAATTCGCCAGGCAGATATAATATTTGTGATGGAAGATGGAAGACTAATAGAGTCAGGTCCACAGGACGTGCTGTTGCAAAAAAAAGGTAGATATTATAGTATGTTAACGAATTCAAAGATTTAA
- a CDS encoding GNAT family N-acetyltransferase: protein MNISVMTVSLPLDQETIEEVNQLIAEARTVDKVDYTSLLSVEELSDFYTKGFCVIAYDDDSDRLVGVLTSIDRIATLDFEWSSVVLPSVRRLGIGERLVIELGRNLEVRGAAADIALMPEGSEAGQQFLHKFGYALDFSERTMLADAEKVELDSEVEVYRYTDEESEIIEVLVSAFGDTEEEAKELIAFNTQTPGRLMMIAKLRDELVGTVTLVDDGEKLWVTGLAVHENARGRGVATYLLNWSKNEANRMGKASVYLDVETDNDQALSIYEKAGFTTVSNTHFYKKA, encoded by the coding sequence ATGAATATATCAGTAATGACAGTGTCCCTTCCGTTAGACCAGGAGACGATAGAGGAAGTAAATCAATTGATAGCTGAAGCAAGAACAGTTGATAAAGTGGATTATACTTCACTACTTAGCGTAGAAGAGCTATCCGATTTTTATACAAAAGGTTTTTGCGTAATAGCCTATGATGACGATAGCGACCGCTTAGTCGGCGTGTTAACCTCCATTGATCGAATTGCGACACTGGATTTTGAGTGGAGTAGTGTTGTGCTACCTAGTGTTCGAAGATTAGGGATAGGTGAACGACTAGTAATAGAATTAGGTAGAAATTTAGAAGTAAGAGGGGCGGCTGCGGATATCGCCTTAATGCCAGAAGGCTCTGAAGCAGGTCAGCAGTTTCTTCACAAATTTGGTTATGCTTTAGATTTTTCGGAGAGAACGATGTTAGCTGATGCGGAAAAAGTGGAATTAGATAGTGAAGTGGAAGTTTATCGGTATACCGACGAAGAGTCAGAAATCATCGAAGTATTAGTAAGCGCATTTGGTGACACGGAAGAAGAAGCTAAAGAGTTAATCGCGTTTAATACACAAACGCCAGGTCGCCTAATGATGATTGCCAAACTACGAGATGAATTAGTAGGAACGGTTACATTAGTTGATGACGGCGAAAAGCTATGGGTGACAGGGCTTGCTGTTCATGAAAATGCACGTGGTAGAGGTGTGGCAACATACTTATTGAACTGGAGTAAAAACGAAGCGAATCGAATGGGGAAAGCATCCGTTTATTTGGATGTAGAAACAGACAATGATCAGGCGCTTTCCATTTATGAGAAAGCAGGATTTACTACAGTGAGTAACACCCATTTTTATAAAAAAGCTTAA